A genomic stretch from Verrucomicrobiia bacterium includes:
- a CDS encoding acetyl-CoA carboxylase carboxyltransferase subunit alpha, with protein sequence MKIYTLEFEKPITELEQTLEALRKQANEQKIDLSTQIQSIEEKLEVTKKEIFTSLTPWQRVQLARHPKRPYMLDYLQRIATEFIELHGDRRFADDHAIIGCLATIGDRRVMAIGQQKGRDTKENLMRNFGSPHPEGYRKALRLMQLAEKFEVPVVCFIDTPGAYPGVGAEERHIAEAIAVNLREMMVLKTPSIAVVIGEGGSGGALGIGVCDRVLILENAYYSVISPEGCAAILWKDRANAAQAAAALKITAKDLLELDVVDEVIPEPLGGAHRDYDETAATLKKAILKNLDKLWDMKTSELLEARYKKYRKMGVFMRAEPKKRGRTRKPAAAVSPSPSAM encoded by the coding sequence ATGAAAATTTACACGCTGGAATTCGAAAAGCCGATCACCGAGCTGGAGCAAACGCTCGAAGCCCTTCGCAAACAGGCGAACGAACAAAAAATCGATCTCTCCACCCAGATTCAGTCCATTGAGGAGAAGCTGGAGGTCACGAAGAAGGAGATCTTTACCAGCCTCACGCCCTGGCAACGCGTCCAGCTCGCCCGCCATCCGAAACGACCGTATATGTTGGATTATTTGCAGCGCATCGCCACGGAGTTTATCGAATTGCACGGGGACCGTCGCTTTGCCGACGATCATGCGATCATCGGATGCCTCGCAACGATCGGCGATCGCCGCGTGATGGCCATCGGACAACAGAAGGGCCGTGACACCAAGGAGAACTTGATGCGCAATTTTGGCAGCCCCCATCCCGAGGGCTACCGCAAGGCGCTGCGCCTGATGCAGCTCGCCGAAAAATTTGAGGTCCCCGTGGTCTGCTTCATCGACACACCGGGCGCCTACCCCGGTGTTGGCGCCGAGGAGCGCCATATCGCGGAGGCAATTGCCGTCAACTTGCGGGAAATGATGGTGCTCAAGACGCCGTCGATCGCCGTGGTCATTGGTGAAGGTGGTTCGGGTGGTGCGCTCGGCATCGGTGTGTGCGACCGCGTGCTCATTCTCGAAAACGCCTACTATTCCGTGATCTCGCCGGAGGGCTGCGCTGCGATTCTCTGGAAGGACCGCGCCAACGCCGCGCAGGCAGCAGCCGCTCTCAAGATTACCGCAAAGGATTTGCTCGAACTCGACGTCGTGGACGAGGTTATTCCCGAACCGCTCGGCGGCGCACACAGGGATTATGACGAAACTGCGGCGACACTTAAGAAGGCGATCCTCAAAAACCTTGATAAGCTCTGGGATATGAAAACGTCGGAGTTGCTGGAGGCCAGATACAAGAAATACCGCAAAATGGGGGTCTTCATGCGCGCGGAACCAAAGAAGCGCGGGCGCACACGGAAACCGGCGGCAGCGGTTTCCCCGTCACCGAGCGCGATGTGA
- a CDS encoding L,D-transpeptidase family protein: protein MKSWLSLVVLTFWLAGCDRLPSSSTPSSATTPESRATNSTTVAPTISVSGRPPAPAESNAEQYQQALTLENDGKLAEARALLQPLGDGGDASDKVLDLLGAIDMKILFTAASAPEKVDYTIAAGDSLGKLAQKFGTTIDLIKKSNNLTRDVIRIGDRLRIYQGHFAVTVSKATNELRLTDNGRFFKRYHVGTGEYSKTPVGDFKITTRLANPPWWRADGKTIPFGDPENILGTHWLGLNVPGYGIHGTWDTNSIGKQATAGCIRLLNDDVAELYTILPVGSPVGIHD from the coding sequence ATGAAATCTTGGCTCAGTCTGGTCGTGCTGACGTTCTGGCTGGCGGGTTGTGACCGACTTCCGAGTTCGTCAACTCCCTCATCCGCAACCACGCCCGAAAGCCGCGCTACGAACTCCACGACCGTAGCGCCGACCATTTCCGTGAGCGGCCGGCCACCCGCGCCCGCGGAATCCAATGCCGAGCAATACCAGCAGGCGCTCACTCTGGAGAATGACGGTAAACTGGCCGAAGCCCGTGCGCTGTTACAACCCTTGGGCGACGGCGGCGATGCTTCGGACAAAGTGCTGGATTTGCTTGGCGCGATCGATATGAAAATCCTCTTTACGGCCGCGTCCGCACCCGAGAAGGTCGACTACACAATCGCGGCGGGCGATTCTCTCGGCAAGCTGGCGCAGAAGTTCGGTACCACGATCGACTTGATCAAAAAGTCCAACAACCTGACGCGTGACGTGATCCGGATTGGCGACCGACTGCGTATTTATCAGGGCCATTTTGCGGTCACCGTTAGCAAAGCGACGAATGAATTGCGACTGACCGACAATGGCAGGTTCTTCAAGCGTTACCATGTTGGCACCGGCGAGTACAGCAAGACGCCGGTGGGTGACTTCAAGATCACTACCCGCCTGGCCAACCCGCCCTGGTGGCGCGCTGACGGAAAAACCATTCCTTTTGGAGACCCCGAGAACATCCTCGGGACTCACTGGCTTGGGTTGAACGTCCCCGGGTACGGCATCCATGGTACGTGGGACACCAATTCCATAGGCAAACAAGCCACCGCAGGCTGCATTCGCCTGCTGAACGATGACGTCGCCGAATTGTATACGATCTTGCCGGTCGGAAGCCCCGTCGGCATTCACGACTGA
- a CDS encoding serine/threonine-protein kinase, with amino-acid sequence MIGTTFANYTVLEKINRGGMADIYLVTDNLNQRLVLRVLLPEFRFTWSRKRQFKWGCKVMQQLDHPNIVHYYGHGRFRGLWYAILEWVDGPNLKEAILRNDANLRANQLKVLTSMAAGLAHVHERGFLHLDFKPENILVTKTYDAKLVDFDLAIPRPSKPKKASILSGTPLYLAPEQLAREPVDERADIFSFGVTAYEMLTGKKPIAGNTRDEILKKYVDFNAHLRPPRTLVPDIPHAIERVILKCLEKEPDRRYPAMSLVVRDLQT; translated from the coding sequence ATGATTGGCACGACTTTCGCCAACTACACCGTCCTTGAAAAGATCAACCGCGGTGGTATGGCCGACATTTATCTGGTCACGGACAACCTCAACCAGCGCCTGGTGTTGCGGGTTCTGTTGCCCGAGTTTCGGTTCACGTGGAGCCGCAAGCGCCAGTTCAAATGGGGCTGCAAGGTCATGCAACAGCTCGATCACCCGAACATCGTGCATTACTACGGCCATGGACGTTTTCGCGGCCTCTGGTATGCGATCCTCGAATGGGTCGACGGCCCGAATCTGAAGGAAGCGATCCTGCGCAACGATGCCAATCTCCGCGCCAATCAGCTCAAGGTGCTCACCAGCATGGCGGCTGGGCTCGCGCATGTTCACGAACGTGGCTTTCTCCACCTCGATTTCAAACCCGAGAACATTCTCGTCACGAAAACGTACGACGCGAAACTCGTCGACTTCGATCTGGCAATCCCCCGCCCCTCGAAACCCAAGAAGGCTTCCATCCTTTCCGGCACTCCGTTGTATCTCGCGCCGGAGCAACTGGCGCGCGAGCCTGTCGACGAGCGCGCGGATATTTTCTCGTTCGGTGTCACCGCCTACGAAATGCTCACGGGCAAGAAACCGATCGCCGGTAACACGCGTGATGAGATCCTGAAGAAGTATGTCGACTTCAACGCGCACTTGCGCCCGCCGCGCACGTTGGTTCCCGACATCCCTCACGCCATCGAACGCGTGATCCTCAAATGTCTTGAAAAGGAGCCGGATCGTCGCTACCCTGCCATGAGTTTGGTGGTTCGCGACTTGCAGACATGA
- the uxaC gene encoding glucuronate isomerase, with product MSPFITEDFLLQNEVARELYHEHAQHEPIFDYHCHLPPDQLAENKTFQNLYEIWLAGDHYKWRAMRSNGVPEKYCTGDASDWEKFLAYARTVPHTLRNPLYHWTHLELKRFFGIHTLLNETTAKEIWDEANAKLASLPVHRILESNRVAVVCTTDDPTDSLEQHRQIRKSGHLTANVYPAFRPDKALAVDQPASWNAWMDKLGDCSDLSGFFAALQKRLDFFHENGCRLSDHGLNHAYADDCTEAAAAEIFAKARAGKTVSPSEADQFRSVVMLWLGEQYHARGWVMQLHLGALRNSNTRMMRTLGADTGFDSIGDWLQAAPLARYLDKLDQSNRLPKTILYNLNPTDNYAFATMLGNFQDGSVPGKLQFGSSWWFLDQKEGIEWQLNALSNLGLLNRFVGMITDSRSFLSYSRHEYFRRVLCNLVGRDVMNGELPRDIKLLGGLVRDICYYNARNYFPLTPGKV from the coding sequence ATGTCCCCGTTCATCACCGAGGATTTTCTCCTTCAAAACGAAGTGGCCCGCGAGTTGTATCATGAGCATGCACAACACGAGCCGATCTTCGATTATCACTGCCATTTGCCGCCCGACCAGCTCGCGGAAAACAAGACGTTCCAGAACCTTTATGAAATCTGGCTGGCGGGCGACCACTACAAGTGGCGCGCCATGCGTTCCAATGGCGTCCCGGAGAAATACTGCACGGGCGACGCGAGCGATTGGGAGAAATTCCTCGCCTATGCCCGCACCGTTCCCCACACACTGCGCAACCCGCTTTACCACTGGACGCATCTTGAACTGAAACGGTTTTTCGGCATCCACACATTGCTCAACGAAACGACCGCCAAGGAAATCTGGGATGAAGCAAACGCAAAGCTCGCTTCCCTCCCGGTTCACAGGATTCTCGAGTCAAACCGCGTCGCCGTGGTCTGCACGACGGACGATCCAACTGATTCACTGGAACAACACCGCCAGATTCGGAAGTCCGGCCATCTGACCGCCAACGTGTATCCAGCGTTTCGCCCCGACAAGGCACTGGCGGTCGATCAGCCCGCGTCCTGGAACGCCTGGATGGACAAGCTCGGCGATTGCAGCGACCTGTCCGGCTTTTTCGCGGCCTTGCAAAAACGGCTCGATTTCTTCCATGAGAACGGCTGCCGTTTGTCCGATCATGGGTTAAACCATGCCTACGCGGATGATTGCACCGAGGCCGCAGCCGCGGAAATCTTCGCCAAAGCCCGCGCGGGCAAAACAGTGTCCCCTTCCGAAGCCGATCAATTCCGTAGCGTTGTGATGCTCTGGCTGGGGGAGCAGTACCATGCGCGCGGCTGGGTCATGCAACTCCACCTTGGAGCGCTGCGCAACAGTAACACGCGCATGATGCGCACGCTGGGTGCTGACACCGGCTTTGACTCGATTGGTGACTGGCTCCAGGCTGCGCCACTGGCCCGCTATCTCGACAAACTCGATCAAAGTAACCGGCTGCCAAAAACGATCCTCTACAACCTGAACCCCACCGACAATTACGCGTTCGCCACGATGCTTGGCAATTTCCAGGACGGCAGTGTGCCCGGCAAACTCCAATTCGGCAGCAGTTGGTGGTTCCTCGACCAGAAGGAAGGCATTGAGTGGCAGCTCAACGCCCTGTCCAATCTCGGTCTGCTCAACCGTTTTGTCGGCATGATCACCGACTCACGCAGTTTCCTCAGTTACAGCCGGCATGAGTATTTCCGCCGCGTCCTGTGCAATCTCGTCGGCCGCGACGTGATGAACGGCGAACTCCCCCGCGACATCAAACTGCTTGGCGGCCTGGTGCGCGACATCTGCTATTACAACGCTAGGAATTACTTCCCGTTGACCCCCGGGAAAGTCTAG